From the Prunus dulcis chromosome 4, ALMONDv2, whole genome shotgun sequence genome, one window contains:
- the LOC117626432 gene encoding derlin-2.2 translates to MAQAVEEWYKQMPIITRSYLTAAVVTNIGCSLDIISPHNLYLNPILVVKQYQFWRLVTNFLYFRKMDLDFMFHMFFLARYCKLLEENSFRGRTADFFYMLLFGATVLTGIVLIGGMIPYLSESFAKIIFLSNSLTFMMVYVWSKQNPFIHMSFLGLFTFTAAYLPWVLLTFSVIVGASAWVDLLGMIAGHAYYFLEDVYPRMTGRRPLRTPSFIKALFADDPVVVARPENVRFAPPPVEELHQD, encoded by the exons ATGGCTCAGGCAGTGGAGGAATGGTACAAGCAGATGCCTATCATCACCCGCTCCTATCTCACAGCCGCTGTTGTCACCAATATCGGTTGCTCCCTCGAT ATAATCTCTCCTCATAATCTATACTTGAACCCTATACTAGTTGTGAAGCAGTATCAATTCTGGCGCCTCGTCACCAATTTCCTGTACTTCCGGAAAATGG ACTTGGACTTTATGTTCCACATGTTCTTTCTTGCTCGGTACTGCAAGCTTCTTGAAGAGAACTCTTTCAGGGGAAGGACTGCTGATTTCTTTTACATGCTCTTATTTGGCGCCACTGTGTTGACTGGGATAGTTCTGATTGGAGGGATGATACCGTATTTGTCAGAGTCATTTGCGAAGATTATATTCCTCAGCAACTCTctaacattcatgatg GTCTATGTGTGGAGCAAGCAAAATCCTTTCATCCATATGAGTTTCTTGGGCCTCTTCACTTTCACAGCAGCTTACCTACCGTGG GTTCTTCTAACGTTCTCTGTCATTGTCGGGGCTAGCGCTTGGGTGGATCTTTTG GGAATGATTGCTGGTCATGCCTATTACTTTCTGGAAGATGTTTACCCGCGAATGACAGGTCGCCGGCCCTTGAGAACCCCTTCTTTTATCAAGGCACTATTCGCAGATGATCCTGTTGTGGTGGCACGACCAGAAAATGTGAGATTTGCACCTCCACCTGTTGAGGAACTTCACCAAGATTAA
- the LOC117626518 gene encoding tobamovirus multiplication protein 1 isoform X1, with product MTRMPFTFTSAPMELASFLSNWWDEINENTQWQDGIFYALCAAYALVSSVALFQLIRIELRVPEYGWTTQKVFHLMNFIVNGVRAIVFGFHHQVFALHPKVLILVLLDLPGLLFFSTYTLLVLFWAEIYHQARSLPTDKLRVVYISVNAAMYFIQVCIWIYLWIDDNSVVEFIGKIFIAVVSFVAALGFLIYGGRLFFMLRRFPIESKGRRKKLHEVGSVTAICFTCFLVRCFVVVLSAFDTDASLDVLDHPILNVIYYMLVEILPSALVLYILRKLPPKRVSAQYHPIR from the exons ATGACGAGAATGCCATTCACATTCACCTCCGCGCCCATGGAGCTCGCCTCTTTCCTCTCCAATTGGTGGGACGAGATCAACGAGAACACCCAATGGCAGGACGGCATCTTCTACGCTCTCTGCGCTGCCTACGCCCTCGTCTCCTCCGTCGCTCTG TTTCAACTAATAAGGATTGAATTGAGAGTGCCCGAATACGGTTGGACCACGCAGAAGGTTTTTCATCTTATGAACTTCATTGTTAATGGAG TACGAGCAATTGTTTTCGGATTTCACCATCAAGTGTTTGCTTTGCACCCGAAG GTACTAATATTGGTCTTGTTGGATCTTCCTGGACTGCTGTTCTTCTCTACGTACACACTTCTTGTTCTCTTCTGGGCAGAGATATATCACCAG GCAAGAAGTTTACCAACAGATAAGCTCAGGGTTGTTTATATTTCAGTCAATGCTGCAATGTACTTTATACAG GTTTGCATCTGGATATACCTCTGGATAGATGACAACAGTGTTGTGGAGTTCATTGGAAAGATATTCATTGCAG TTGTGTCATTTGTGGCTGCACTAGGATTTTTGATATACGGAGGAAG GTTATTTTTCATGCTGAGACGCTTCCCCATTGAATCTAAAGGGAGAAGGAAGAAACTTCATGAG GTTGGATCTGTTACAGCCATATGTTTCACCTGCTTTCTCGTAAGATGCTTTGTG GTTGTCCTATCTGCTTTTGATACAGATGCATCACTTGATGTTTTGGATCATCCAATTTTGAATGTGATCTATTACATG CTGGTTGAGATCCTGCCTTCAGCGCTAGTCCTTTACATCTTGCGCAAATTGCCCCCGAAGAGAGTATCAGCTCAGTATCATCCTATCCGTTAG
- the LOC117626518 gene encoding tobamovirus multiplication protein 1 isoform X2 produces MTRMPFTFTSAPMELASFLSNWWDEINENTQWQDGIFYALCAAYALVSSVALFQLIRIELRVPEYGWTTQKVFHLMNFIVNGVRAIVFGFHHQVFALHPKVLILVLLDLPGLLFFSTYTLLVLFWAEIYHQARSLPTDKLRVVYISVNAAMYFIQVCIWIYLWIDDNSVVEFIGKIFIAVVSFVAALGFLIYGGRLFFMLRRFPIESKGRRKKLHEVGSVTAICFTCFLVRCFVLVEILPSALVLYILRKLPPKRVSAQYHPIR; encoded by the exons ATGACGAGAATGCCATTCACATTCACCTCCGCGCCCATGGAGCTCGCCTCTTTCCTCTCCAATTGGTGGGACGAGATCAACGAGAACACCCAATGGCAGGACGGCATCTTCTACGCTCTCTGCGCTGCCTACGCCCTCGTCTCCTCCGTCGCTCTG TTTCAACTAATAAGGATTGAATTGAGAGTGCCCGAATACGGTTGGACCACGCAGAAGGTTTTTCATCTTATGAACTTCATTGTTAATGGAG TACGAGCAATTGTTTTCGGATTTCACCATCAAGTGTTTGCTTTGCACCCGAAG GTACTAATATTGGTCTTGTTGGATCTTCCTGGACTGCTGTTCTTCTCTACGTACACACTTCTTGTTCTCTTCTGGGCAGAGATATATCACCAG GCAAGAAGTTTACCAACAGATAAGCTCAGGGTTGTTTATATTTCAGTCAATGCTGCAATGTACTTTATACAG GTTTGCATCTGGATATACCTCTGGATAGATGACAACAGTGTTGTGGAGTTCATTGGAAAGATATTCATTGCAG TTGTGTCATTTGTGGCTGCACTAGGATTTTTGATATACGGAGGAAG GTTATTTTTCATGCTGAGACGCTTCCCCATTGAATCTAAAGGGAGAAGGAAGAAACTTCATGAG GTTGGATCTGTTACAGCCATATGTTTCACCTGCTTTCTCGTAAGATGCTTTGTG CTGGTTGAGATCCTGCCTTCAGCGCTAGTCCTTTACATCTTGCGCAAATTGCCCCCGAAGAGAGTATCAGCTCAGTATCATCCTATCCGTTAG
- the LOC117626517 gene encoding pentatricopeptide repeat-containing protein At1g61870, mitochondrial, which produces MSLLSRLRHATLAHHTRHLSTAASVSTKDKTRAALSLLKAEKDPTKILEICKTACLTPESHLDRITFSVAINKLRDDNHYDLIRQFLDDLFVSRPDLKTQRFASHAIVLYGQADMLHDAVRTFEQCDEMGIPRNVKTLNALLLACIFAKNYKEVNRVFLEFPKVYGIEPNLDTYNYVIKAFSESGSTSSAYSVLAEMERKNVKPDANTFGHLLTGFYTEMKFEDVGKVTNLMEKHGFQPGLSTYNIRIKSLCKLRKSAEAKALLDGMLSRGMKANAVTYCHLIHGFCRESNLGEAKKLFKNMVNRGFTPDSDCYYTLVHFLCKGGEFESALQYAKESIEKNWVPNFATIKSLVEGLVSISKVSEARELVGQMKERFTVNQDKWNEIEAGLPQ; this is translated from the coding sequence ATGTCTCTATTATCTCGCCTCCGCCATGCCACGCTCGCCCACCACACTCGCCACCTCTCCACCGCCGCCTCAGTCTCCACCAAGGACAAGACCAGAGctgccctctctctcctcaagGCCGAGAAAGACCCCACCAAAATCCTCGAAATCTGCAAAACCGCGTGCCTAACCCCCGAGTCTCACCTTGACCGCATCACCTTCTCCGTCGCCATCAACAAGCTCAGAGACGATAACCACTACGACTTGATCCGCCAATTCCTCGACGACCTGTTCGTCTCCCGCCCCGACCTCAAAACGCAGCGTTTCGCTTCCCACGCCATCGTTCTCTACGGCCAGGCCGATATGCTCCACGACGCCGTTCGCACTTTCGAACAGTGCGACGAAATGGGTATCCCTCGGAACGTGAAAACGCTCAACGCTCTGTTGCTTGCTTGCATTTTTGCCAAGAATTACAAGGAGGTAAATAGGGTTTTTCTAGAGTTCCCAAAAGTTTATGGGATTGAGCCCAATTTGGATACTTACAATTATGTGATCAAGGCGTTTTCGGAGTCTGGTTCGACGAGCTCGGCCTATTCGGTGTTGGCCGAGATGGAGAGGAAGAATGTGAAGCCGGATGCGAATACTTTTGGGCATTTGCTTACAGGGTTTTATACTGAGATGAAGTTTGAAGATGTTGGGAAGGTGACGAATTTGATGGAGAAGCATGGGTTTCAACCTGGGCTTAGTACATATAACATTAGGATCAAGAGTTTGTGCAAGTTGAGGAAGTCTGCGGAGGCCAAGGCATTGTTAGATGGAATGTTGTCTAGGGGTATGAAGGCAAATGCAGTCACTTACTGCCATTTGATTCATGGGTTTTGCAGGGAAAGCAATTTGGGTGAAGCAAAGAAGCTGTTTAAGAATATGGTGAACAGGGGCTTCACGCCTGATTCTGACTGCTATTATACTCTTGTTCACTTTCTATGCAAAGGTGGGGAGTTTGAGAGTGCTTTGCAGTATGCTAAGGAGAGTATTGAGAAGAATTGGGTTCCAAATTTCGCAACGATTAAGTCCCTTGTGGAAGGGCTTGTGAGCATTTCCAAGGTATCAGAGGCTCGGGAGCTTGTTGGGCAAATGAAGGAGAGATTCACGGTAAATCAAGATAAGTGGAATGAAATTGAAGCTGGCTTGCCACAGTAA